One window of the Anolis sagrei isolate rAnoSag1 chromosome 5, rAnoSag1.mat, whole genome shotgun sequence genome contains the following:
- the UTP3 gene encoding something about silencing protein 10 gives MGKARRRAAPGLKAWKPQEEKMEEPGPGSLCVTEEADDFQEKRLEEAVRAALGSEDEEANGEEAEEVLGLELNEEEDEEEEDEEEEEEDLDMESDLEEQPGSGLPDELAWGQRKQLYYGTDYGKASSKPKAPKKSKEDAEAEELEEEEAAQAIQKRLAENLGEDDYGLDLVRSYAERPSEKESGQKIAQDLQSLSKKEQLKLLKKESPELLELIQDFEAKMTELRDELEPLMNLIRDGVISEGKGSHYLQTKYHLYLNYCCNISFYLVLKAKRIPIHGHPVIERLVTYRNLINDLGTVDQKVSPEVRLLLKEFCNDDKNGMESRKKFASVKKSVGRTKPKTVCEISNEEPADDSDFDEQAALNYYKLMEEQIKLKKKRKRDDTEGDGKAIVEEELSGDKRGATYQILKNKGLTPRRKKIDRNPRVKHREKFRRAKIRRRGQVRETRREEQRYGGELSGIRAGVKKSVKLK, from the coding sequence ATGGGGAAAGCGAGGCGGCGAGCGGCTCCGGGTTTGAAGGCCTGGAAGCCGCaggaggagaagatggaggagCCGGGGCCGGGGTCCCTGTGCGTGACGGAGGAGGCGGACGACTTCCAGGAGAAGCGGCTGGAGGAGGCGGTACGGGCGGCCCTGGGCAGCGAGGACGAGGAGGCGAATGGGGAGGAGGCGGAGGAAGTGCTAGGCCTGGAGctgaatgaggaggaggatgaagaggaggaggatgaagaggaggaagaggaggatctTGACATGGAGAGCGACCTGGAAGAGCAACCAGGCTCCGGCCTTCCGGATGAGCTGGCCTGGGGCCAGAGGAAGCAGCTCTATTATGGCACTGATTATGGCAAAGCCAGCTCCAAACCCAAAGCCCCCAAGAAGAGCAAAGAGGACGCCGAAGCGGAGGaattggaggaagaggaggcggccCAAGCTATTCAGAAAAGGCTGGCGGAGAATCTGGGCGAGGACGACTACGGCTTGGATTTGGTACGATCCTATGCCGAGAGACCCAGCGAGAAAGAATCCGGGCAGAAGATCGCCCAAGACTTGCAGTCCCTTTCCAAAAAGGAGCAGCTCAAACTGCTGAAAAAGGAATCCCCCGAGTTGCTGGAGCTGATCCAGGACTTCGAGGCCAAGATGACGGAGCTCCGAGACGAACTGGAGCCGCTTATGAACCTTATCAGAGACGGCGTCATCTCAGAAGGAAAAGGCAGCCACTACTTGCAAACCAAGTATCATCTCTATTTGAACTACTGCTGCAACATCAGTTTCTATTTAGTGCTGAAAGCCAAAAGGATCCCAATCCACGGCCACCCTGTCATTGAAAGGCTTGTGACGTATAGGAACTTGATAAACGATTTAGGAACAGTGGATCAAAAGGTGTCCCCAGAAGTTCGCTTGCTCCTTAAGGAATTTTGTAATGATGACAAAAATGGCATGGAAAGCAGAAAGAAGTTTGCAAGTGTCAAAAAATCAGTTGGTAGAACTAAACCAAAAACTGTTTGTGAGATTTCTAATGAAGAACCAGCAGACGATTCAGATTTCGATGAGCAGGCTGCTCTGAATTATTACAAACTGATGGAAGAACAAATAAAgctgaagaaaaagagaaaacgtGATGATACGGAAGGGGACGGAAAAGCGATTGTGGAAGAGGAACTGTCAGGGGATAAGAGAGGTGCAACATACCAGATTCTCAAGAATAAAGGCCTCACTCCCAGAAGGAAGAAGATTGATCGCAACCCAAGAGTCAAGCATCGTGAGAAATTCAGACGAGCCAAGATTCGTAGAAGGGGGCAAGTTCGTGAGACACGGAGAGAAGAACAAAGATATGGAGGCGAACTGTCTGGCATTCGTGCTGGAGTTAAGAAAAGTGTTAAGCTTAAATGA